A portion of the Intestinibacillus sp. Marseille-P6563 genome contains these proteins:
- the rbr gene encoding rubrerythrin has translation MRKLNHLPLSVRVPIEADNPSIVRWEEKCIRCGMCKEACTNLMGVHGTYTLEQTGGKAICIYCGQCANVCPVDSITERDEAPQVQKAIADPDKVVVVSTSPAVRASLGEEFGMEPGAFVEGKMVALLRALGVDYVLDTNFAADLTIVEEASELIRRMKEQDRPLPQFTSCCPGWVHFAEIYAPELLPHLSTAKSPIGMQGPTVKTYFAKQMGLDPQKIVHVALTPCTAKKFEVRREEMHAAADYHGVEGMRDTDQVITTRELARWAKAADIDWNALEDSAYDSLMGKSSGAGVIFGNTGGVMEAALRTAYEYLTGQAAPESLLHLSPVRGYEGVREAQVKIGELTLQVAVVYGTANARAFLQRMKESGKQYHFVEVMACPGGCIGGGGQPKNLMKNADETRKSRIAALYQRDGSMTLRTSHENPEIKEVYEAFYGQPLSELAEQMLHTTYQDRSSMIHKEDKTTMSKWKCKICGYIYEGETLPDDFTCPLCKQPASAFEKMEEVPEKCGGSKYAGTQTEKNLEAAFAGESQARNKYTYFSSVAQKEGYEQIAALFLQTAENEKAHARMWFEELHGVGNTAENLLHAAEGENYEWTDMYDGFAKTAEEEGFPELAVKFRLVAAIEKRHEERYRALLHNVETAQVFEKSEVKMWECRNCGHIVVGTAAPQVCPTCLYSKSFFEIHSDNY, from the coding sequence GTGAGGAAACTGAATCATCTGCCTTTATCTGTCCGCGTCCCCATTGAAGCGGACAACCCCAGCATTGTACGCTGGGAGGAAAAGTGCATCCGGTGCGGGATGTGCAAAGAGGCCTGCACCAACCTAATGGGGGTACACGGCACTTACACTCTGGAGCAAACCGGAGGAAAAGCCATCTGCATCTACTGCGGCCAGTGCGCCAATGTCTGCCCTGTGGACAGCATCACCGAGCGGGACGAGGCTCCCCAAGTGCAAAAGGCGATTGCCGACCCAGACAAAGTGGTGGTGGTAAGCACCTCCCCTGCCGTTCGAGCATCGCTTGGCGAAGAATTTGGCATGGAGCCGGGCGCTTTTGTGGAGGGAAAAATGGTGGCATTGCTCCGGGCTTTGGGAGTGGACTATGTACTGGACACCAATTTTGCCGCTGACCTGACCATTGTAGAGGAGGCCAGCGAGCTGATTCGCCGGATGAAGGAGCAGGACCGTCCCCTGCCCCAGTTCACCAGTTGCTGCCCGGGCTGGGTCCACTTTGCTGAAATCTATGCCCCCGAGTTGCTGCCTCACTTGTCCACCGCCAAAAGTCCCATTGGGATGCAGGGCCCCACGGTAAAGACCTACTTTGCCAAGCAGATGGGCCTAGACCCTCAAAAAATTGTCCATGTGGCCCTGACCCCCTGTACTGCCAAAAAGTTTGAAGTCCGGCGGGAGGAGATGCACGCCGCCGCTGACTACCACGGCGTGGAGGGGATGCGGGATACCGACCAGGTGATCACCACCCGGGAGTTGGCCCGTTGGGCCAAGGCCGCCGACATCGACTGGAACGCTCTGGAGGACTCCGCCTATGACTCTCTAATGGGTAAATCCTCGGGGGCGGGCGTTATTTTCGGCAACACTGGCGGCGTGATGGAGGCCGCTTTGCGCACCGCTTATGAGTACCTGACCGGTCAGGCAGCGCCGGAGTCCTTGCTGCACCTCAGCCCCGTCCGAGGCTATGAGGGGGTACGCGAGGCCCAGGTGAAAATTGGAGAGCTAACGCTGCAGGTGGCCGTGGTTTACGGTACCGCCAACGCCCGCGCTTTCCTGCAGCGGATGAAAGAAAGCGGCAAGCAGTACCACTTTGTTGAGGTCATGGCCTGCCCCGGCGGCTGCATCGGCGGTGGCGGACAGCCCAAGAATCTAATGAAAAATGCCGACGAGACCCGCAAGAGCCGCATTGCCGCTCTCTATCAACGGGACGGTTCCATGACCTTGCGCACCAGCCACGAAAACCCTGAGATCAAAGAGGTCTATGAGGCTTTCTATGGCCAGCCTCTCAGCGAGCTGGCGGAGCAGATGCTCCACACCACTTATCAGGATCGAAGCAGTATGATACATAAGGAGGACAAAACCACCATGTCCAAGTGGAAGTGTAAGATTTGCGGTTATATCTACGAGGGTGAGACTCTGCCCGACGACTTCACCTGCCCCCTGTGCAAGCAACCGGCCTCCGCCTTTGAAAAGATGGAGGAAGTTCCTGAGAAGTGCGGCGGCAGCAAGTACGCTGGAACCCAGACCGAAAAGAACCTGGAGGCCGCCTTCGCCGGTGAGTCTCAGGCCCGGAACAAGTACACCTACTTCTCCTCCGTGGCCCAGAAGGAAGGCTACGAGCAGATCGCTGCTCTGTTCCTCCAGACGGCAGAAAACGAGAAAGCCCACGCCAGAATGTGGTTTGAGGAGTTGCACGGTGTGGGCAACACCGCCGAGAATCTGCTCCACGCTGCCGAGGGCGAAAACTACGAATGGACGGATATGTACGACGGCTTTGCAAAGACCGCTGAGGAGGAGGGCTTCCCGGAGCTTGCCGTCAAGTTCCGTCTAGTGGCTGCCATTGAGAAGCGCCACGAGGAGCGCTACCGCGCCCTGCTGCACAATGTGGAGACTGCGCAGGTCTTCGAAAAGAGTGAGGTCAAGATGTGGGAGTGCCGCAACTGCGGTCACATCGTGGTAGGCACCGCTGCCCCACAGGTTTGCCCCACCTGCCTCTATTCTAAGAGCTTCTTTGAAATTCACAGCGACAACTATTGA
- a CDS encoding NADP-dependent oxidoreductase → MKAVQIKNYSKEINVTLSDIPKPQISDSEVLIRVKAAAVNPVELLILTGSVKLIQDYPMPLTLGNECSGIVEQVGSKVEGFKKGDRVYTRLPIGKIGAFAEYVAVEQDAVAKMPKGYDFNTAAAIPLTGLTAYQAIVEELEAKPGQTILIPGGSGSFGQMAVPIAKALGLQVIVTGNARAKEQFLAMGVDRYLDYKTENYWEGLSDIDHVIDTLGPDEFEHELAVLKKGGRLVSLRTGPNKTFALRHQFGGLKKQMFTLAGSKLDKAAQKQGKEYRFVFVRSNGAQLRKITEIVEKQQVKPAVDSRVFSLDQANEALRLVAKGQLNGKVMIQL, encoded by the coding sequence ATGAAAGCGGTCCAAATCAAAAACTACTCCAAAGAAATCAACGTGACCCTGAGCGACATCCCGAAGCCTCAGATTTCAGATTCTGAAGTACTGATTCGGGTAAAAGCTGCAGCAGTTAATCCAGTGGAACTGCTGATCCTGACAGGAAGCGTAAAACTGATTCAGGATTATCCGATGCCCCTGACACTGGGCAATGAATGCTCCGGTATTGTGGAGCAGGTAGGCAGCAAGGTTGAGGGATTCAAAAAAGGAGACCGAGTCTACACCCGCCTGCCGATTGGAAAAATCGGTGCTTTCGCAGAATATGTAGCGGTCGAGCAGGATGCCGTTGCCAAAATGCCGAAAGGGTATGACTTCAATACTGCCGCAGCTATCCCGCTGACCGGTTTGACGGCCTATCAGGCTATCGTGGAAGAGCTGGAAGCAAAGCCTGGTCAAACGATCCTGATCCCCGGTGGCTCTGGCAGTTTCGGTCAGATGGCGGTTCCCATCGCCAAGGCCCTGGGGCTGCAAGTGATCGTGACCGGCAACGCACGGGCGAAAGAGCAGTTTCTCGCTATGGGAGTTGATCGGTATCTCGACTACAAAACAGAAAACTATTGGGAAGGATTGTCTGATATAGACCATGTGATCGACACCTTGGGGCCTGACGAGTTCGAACACGAACTGGCGGTGCTGAAAAAGGGCGGGCGGTTGGTGAGCCTGCGAACTGGACCCAATAAAACTTTTGCCCTGCGGCATCAGTTCGGCGGCCTGAAAAAACAGATGTTCACCCTGGCGGGCAGTAAATTAGACAAGGCTGCTCAAAAGCAGGGCAAAGAATATCGGTTTGTGTTTGTCCGTTCCAATGGGGCACAGCTGCGAAAAATCACTGAGATCGTGGAGAAGCAACAGGTCAAGCCTGCCGTCGATTCTCGTGTTTTTTCTCTGGATCAGGCCAATGAGGCATTACGGCTTGTGGCTAAGGGTCAGCTCAACGGTAAAGTTATGATTCAGCTGTGA
- a CDS encoding type I restriction-modification system subunit M: MITGVIKNKVDKIWTDIWAGGITNPLTVIEQLTYLMFIRSLDEKELETEEFEHMTGEKMEKIFPQSAVGQSMRWSKFKNNDPRDIFNVISQRVFPAIKNMKHGRLPDFTEQGELVEIADDSSSDAQNETAFARYMSDAMFLIPTPQVLQKIITGLDDLYEHDIADLDMQGDLYEYMLGKLATAGQNGQFRTPKHIREMMVELLQPTPDDTICDPACGTAGFLVSAAEYIRNHYEDTMTSEQWEHFAGDAFTGFDTDRTMLRISAMNLMLHSISHPEIDYKDSVSKQNQISDKFTMCLANPPFKGTVDAESIHDNLKAVTNTKKTELLFLALFLRMLRKGGQCACIVPDGVLFGSSKAHKAIRKELVENHQLRAVISMPSGVFKPYAGVSTAVLVFTKTGAGGTENVWFYDMKADGFSLDDKRSEVAENDIPDIIERFHHLDQEADRKRTEQSFFVPKQEIADNDYDLSINKYKKVEYVPVEYPSTTELMADLHELELEITAGLAELEVML, translated from the coding sequence ATGATTACAGGTGTGATTAAAAATAAAGTAGATAAAATCTGGACGGACATCTGGGCGGGCGGCATTACCAATCCTCTAACCGTCATCGAACAGCTGACCTATCTTATGTTTATCCGCTCTCTGGACGAAAAAGAGCTGGAAACGGAAGAATTTGAGCATATGACCGGCGAGAAAATGGAGAAGATTTTCCCCCAGTCTGCCGTTGGACAGTCCATGCGCTGGAGTAAATTCAAGAACAACGATCCCCGCGATATTTTCAATGTAATTTCCCAGCGGGTCTTCCCTGCTATCAAAAACATGAAACATGGCCGCCTGCCGGACTTCACCGAGCAGGGGGAACTGGTGGAAATCGCCGACGATTCCAGCAGTGATGCGCAGAATGAGACGGCCTTTGCCCGGTACATGAGCGATGCGATGTTCCTGATTCCTACGCCGCAGGTGTTGCAAAAAATCATCACAGGGTTGGATGACCTGTATGAGCATGACATTGCCGATCTGGATATGCAGGGCGACTTGTACGAGTACATGCTGGGCAAACTGGCCACCGCTGGACAGAACGGCCAGTTTCGCACTCCCAAGCACATCCGGGAAATGATGGTGGAGTTGTTGCAACCCACCCCGGATGACACCATCTGCGACCCGGCCTGCGGCACGGCAGGCTTTCTGGTCTCCGCCGCGGAGTACATTCGCAACCACTACGAGGATACCATGACTTCCGAGCAGTGGGAGCACTTTGCTGGGGACGCTTTCACCGGCTTTGACACAGACCGCACCATGCTGCGCATTTCTGCGATGAACCTGATGCTGCACTCCATCAGCCACCCGGAGATCGACTACAAGGACAGTGTTTCCAAGCAGAACCAGATCAGCGATAAGTTTACCATGTGTCTGGCAAATCCGCCTTTCAAGGGCACGGTGGACGCAGAAAGCATCCACGACAACCTGAAAGCCGTGACCAACACTAAAAAGACTGAGCTGTTGTTTCTGGCCCTGTTCCTGCGGATGCTGAGAAAGGGTGGTCAGTGTGCCTGCATTGTGCCGGACGGCGTGCTGTTCGGCTCCTCCAAGGCACACAAAGCTATTCGCAAAGAACTGGTGGAGAACCATCAGCTGCGGGCGGTGATCTCTATGCCCTCCGGCGTGTTCAAGCCTTACGCGGGCGTGTCCACGGCGGTGCTGGTGTTCACCAAAACCGGCGCGGGCGGTACGGAAAACGTGTGGTTTTATGATATGAAGGCCGACGGCTTTTCCCTGGACGATAAGCGCAGCGAGGTGGCGGAGAATGACATCCCCGACATCATCGAGCGGTTCCATCATCTAGACCAGGAAGCCGACCGCAAGCGCACGGAGCAGAGCTTTTTTGTGCCGAAACAGGAAATTGCGGACAATGACTATGACTTATCCATCAACAAGTACAAAAAGGTGGAGTATGTGCCGGTGGAGTACCCCTCGACCACGGAACTGATGGCAGACCTGCACGAGCTGGAACTGGAGATCACCGCAGGGCTGGCGGAATTGGAGGTGATGTTGTGA
- a CDS encoding helix-turn-helix domain-containing protein codes for MKLIGKRLRTLREALSLSQAKLAELLGITQSSLNRYENGQSTPSVDLLRKYADFFDVSMDYIFARCDEPQGKLYQYQPKVWKNAAEMEQFVEMCFDPKSPYYNRMKESVLRMFSETADE; via the coding sequence ATGAAGTTAATTGGAAAACGTCTACGTACCCTCCGAGAAGCTTTATCCCTTTCTCAAGCGAAACTGGCAGAGCTTTTAGGCATCACTCAGTCCAGCCTTAACCGCTATGAAAACGGACAGTCAACTCCGTCGGTTGATCTGCTACGCAAGTATGCAGACTTTTTCGATGTTTCCATGGATTATATCTTTGCTCGCTGTGACGAGCCACAGGGAAAGCTGTATCAATACCAGCCGAAAGTATGGAAAAACGCAGCTGAGATGGAGCAGTTCGTCGAGATGTGCTTTGATCCTAAATCGCCATACTATAACCGCATGAAAGAATCCGTTTTACGGATGTTTTCGGAAACTGCTGATGAGTAA
- a CDS encoding nitroreductase family protein — protein sequence MKLSIPVVETVQKRHSVRTYESKPLLPQDREALLMCMKQLDNPFGVPVHTYIVDKELHSDGEKLGTYGVIKGASTFLGVSIPDTKLAPLAAGYEFENLILSATHMGLGTVWLAATFNRDSFASAMKIPKDELFPAISPVGYPAAKRSLTENLIRSTMKSSSRKEWKKLFYQADFRTPLTKDMAGAYAQPLEMVRLAPSAKNAQPWRVRKTENAYHFYADYKPELSKGEEIIKQVDLGIALSHFHQTALELGLTGAFEQMAQENENLPENIHYMISWRIAE from the coding sequence ATGAAATTGTCCATTCCTGTTGTAGAAACCGTTCAAAAACGGCACAGTGTTCGCACTTATGAGAGTAAGCCCTTGCTGCCCCAAGATCGAGAAGCCCTGCTTATGTGTATGAAACAGCTGGATAATCCCTTTGGCGTTCCTGTCCATACATACATCGTGGATAAGGAGCTGCATTCAGATGGGGAAAAGCTGGGAACCTACGGTGTCATTAAGGGCGCGAGTACTTTCCTGGGGGTCTCCATCCCGGATACAAAGCTGGCACCCCTGGCAGCCGGATATGAATTTGAAAATCTGATTCTGTCAGCCACTCATATGGGACTGGGTACGGTGTGGTTGGCAGCGACCTTCAATCGAGACAGCTTTGCTTCTGCCATGAAAATTCCAAAGGACGAACTGTTTCCGGCGATTTCACCGGTAGGCTATCCCGCAGCCAAACGCAGCCTGACGGAAAACCTGATACGCTCCACCATGAAATCTTCTTCCCGAAAAGAGTGGAAAAAGCTATTCTATCAGGCGGATTTTCGCACTCCGCTTACCAAGGACATGGCCGGAGCCTATGCCCAGCCGCTGGAAATGGTGCGGCTGGCTCCCTCGGCAAAAAATGCCCAGCCGTGGCGGGTGCGTAAAACCGAAAACGCCTATCACTTTTATGCGGATTATAAACCCGAACTTTCTAAAGGAGAAGAAATCATCAAACAGGTGGATCTGGGCATTGCCCTGTCCCATTTCCACCAGACAGCTTTGGAGCTGGGCCTGACTGGAGCCTTCGAACAGATGGCCCAGGAAAATGAAAACCTTCCTGAGAACATACATTACATGATTTCCTGGCGTATTGCCGAGTAA
- a CDS encoding Rrf2 family transcriptional regulator, whose protein sequence is MQISIKCSVAVHCLIFIHEAKGIAKVTSNLLAQSTGSNPVVIRNILSALKKAGLITVPRGTGGAELCADPSQITLYQIYSALEPDGVTSIIGIHPCDGRPCPVAQNIRKVLEPPYHKIEDAVKEAMEEITLQSMIDDFHGIVQQSSTT, encoded by the coding sequence ATGCAGATCAGTATAAAATGTTCTGTTGCAGTTCACTGCCTAATTTTTATCCATGAAGCGAAAGGAATTGCAAAAGTAACTAGTAATCTTTTGGCCCAAAGCACAGGAAGCAATCCTGTTGTAATCCGCAACATTCTCAGCGCCCTGAAAAAAGCAGGGCTTATTACAGTGCCCCGTGGCACCGGCGGTGCAGAATTGTGCGCCGACCCATCCCAAATCACCTTATACCAAATCTATTCTGCACTGGAGCCAGATGGCGTGACCTCCATCATTGGAATTCATCCCTGTGATGGCCGCCCTTGTCCGGTTGCACAAAATATTCGCAAAGTGCTGGAGCCGCCGTATCATAAAATTGAAGATGCCGTCAAGGAAGCGATGGAAGAAATTACGCTACAATCCATGATTGATGATTTTCATGGCATAGTTCAGCAAAGCTCTACCACTTAA
- a CDS encoding helix-turn-helix domain-containing protein, whose product MAISYNRLWKQLIDHGLSKTDMMHRAKISTNVLARLSKGEPVSMDSMEKICTVLGCNIGDVMEFIPDTENGGIDA is encoded by the coding sequence ATGGCAATCAGTTACAATCGGCTGTGGAAACAGTTGATCGACCATGGTTTGAGCAAAACCGACATGATGCACCGTGCAAAAATCAGCACCAATGTTTTAGCACGATTAAGTAAAGGTGAGCCTGTCTCCATGGACAGCATGGAAAAAATCTGCACCGTGCTGGGATGCAATATCGGAGACGTGATGGAATTTATCCCTGATACAGAAAACGGAGGAATAGATGCATGA
- a CDS encoding restriction endonuclease subunit S, translating into MVRLGDICTQITDGSHNPPVSVGESSYLMLSSKNIDDDSITLDDPRYLSKDDFDTENKRTNIEPDDLLMTIVGTIGRVAIVPNELTKICVQRSVAVLKPKSDIVYNRFLMYYLQNMRPYLEQESRGVAQKGIYLKQIGNLTISLPPIDEQRKIAAVLDKVSDLIAKRRQQLDKLDLLIKARFVEMFDLSACTYGMLSDNTEFVDYRGHTPTLSDDGNIRMVNAKSVGKGVFKYVEEYVTEKTYDSWMHRGFGYPGDVLFVTEGHTFGNACQVPQGLTKFALGQRVITIQGHRGIINNAFLCAYMQTDKFIKDIAMYKTGGTAQGIRSKDLGKVEVPLYPYAQQETFENFVDQTEKTKTTISKSLEKLETLKKALMQEYFG; encoded by the coding sequence ATGGTGAGATTAGGAGATATTTGTACGCAGATTACGGATGGAAGTCACAACCCACCTGTCAGTGTTGGGGAAAGCTCGTATTTGATGCTAAGTTCAAAAAATATTGATGACGATAGCATCACGCTAGACGATCCACGGTATTTGTCCAAAGACGATTTTGATACAGAAAACAAACGAACAAATATTGAACCAGATGATCTTCTTATGACTATTGTTGGCACAATCGGTCGTGTGGCTATTGTGCCTAACGAATTGACTAAAATCTGTGTTCAACGTAGTGTAGCTGTCCTTAAACCGAAATCAGATATTGTCTATAATCGATTCCTCATGTATTACTTACAAAATATGCGCCCATATCTTGAGCAGGAATCCAGAGGTGTAGCGCAGAAAGGTATTTATTTGAAGCAGATTGGAAACTTAACAATATCGCTCCCACCCATTGACGAACAGCGCAAAATTGCGGCGGTGCTGGACAAAGTCAGCGACCTGATTGCCAAACGCCGCCAGCAGCTGGACAAGCTGGATTTGCTTATTAAGGCAAGGTTTGTGGAGATGTTTGATCTAAGTGCTTGTACTTATGGAATGTTGAGTGATAATACGGAGTTTGTTGATTATAGAGGACATACTCCTACACTTTCTGACGACGGAAACATACGAATGGTAAATGCAAAATCCGTTGGAAAAGGTGTTTTCAAATATGTTGAAGAATATGTAACAGAAAAGACATATGATAGCTGGATGCATAGAGGATTTGGATATCCAGGAGATGTTTTATTTGTTACTGAAGGCCATACATTTGGAAATGCCTGTCAAGTTCCTCAAGGGTTAACTAAATTTGCACTTGGGCAAAGAGTAATCACCATCCAAGGACATAGGGGAATAATCAATAATGCTTTTTTATGTGCATATATGCAGACAGACAAATTTATCAAAGATATAGCTATGTATAAAACCGGAGGAACGGCACAAGGAATCAGAAGTAAAGATCTAGGTAAAGTCGAAGTTCCTTTATACCCTTATGCTCAACAAGAAACTTTTGAGAACTTTGTGGATCAAACAGAAAAAACAAAAACCACCATCAGCAAAAGCCTTGAAAAGCTTGAAACGCTGAAAAAGGCGCTAATGCAGGAATACTTTGGGTGA
- a CDS encoding Fur family transcriptional regulator — MTKYGIKILEIVSASRSHMTAEEIFYALRQTYPTVVLATVYNNLNRLWQDGLIRKVSVEGMPDRYDRIQRHDHLVCKGCGKLLDIDLGDMTVQLEKKVGMSILSYDLKLTYLCEECKERI, encoded by the coding sequence ATGACGAAATACGGAATAAAAATTTTAGAAATCGTAAGCGCCTCCCGCAGTCATATGACGGCTGAGGAAATTTTCTACGCCCTGCGACAAACCTATCCCACGGTAGTGCTGGCCACCGTATACAACAACCTCAATCGTCTATGGCAGGATGGCCTGATCCGCAAAGTATCAGTGGAGGGAATGCCAGACCGGTACGACCGTATCCAGCGCCACGACCACCTTGTGTGCAAAGGATGCGGCAAACTTCTGGACATTGATTTAGGAGATATGACCGTACAGCTGGAAAAAAAGGTTGGAATGTCTATCCTATCCTATGACCTGAAGCTGACATATTTATGTGAGGAATGTAAGGAACGTATTTGA
- a CDS encoding recombinase family protein has protein sequence MNAVIYARYSSEGQREESIDGQIRECMEYCKQNGMIVVKEYIDRALSAKTDNRPDFQRMIKDSAKGLFDVVVVWKLDRFARNRYDSAHYKAALKKNGVRVVSATENIADGPEGIILESMLEGMAEYYSAELSVKVIRGHTENALKCKYNGGTPTFGFAIDANKQYQPDPVNAPIVLDIFKMYDTGSTMKQIMDHLNALGVTTVRGKPADLNFISGILHNRKYIGEYKYRDIVVPDGIPALVPTDLFERVQEQMKKNKKAPARHKAEDDYLLTTKLFCGSCKAMMVGESGTSSSKGQVYHYYRCVNSKRKKTCKAKHRSVRKDPLERAVVASVMRNIMDDAFVEYFTDQAMALQGQESNELPALRRQLADTEKAIDNMLNAIQAGIFNTSTKRRLDELEATKEKLELSIIKEEMKKPQFTREQIQFYILQFRKVDTNTLEGRRRLIDGFVNSVVVYDDYILVTFNYKEGAERITFEQIESSDLSSLGGPCGVS, from the coding sequence GTGAACGCAGTAATCTACGCTCGTTATTCCAGCGAAGGACAGCGGGAGGAAAGCATTGACGGTCAGATCCGAGAATGCATGGAGTATTGCAAGCAAAACGGTATGATCGTAGTGAAGGAATACATCGACCGTGCCCTTTCTGCCAAAACTGACAACCGCCCCGATTTCCAGCGAATGATTAAAGACAGCGCCAAAGGATTGTTTGATGTGGTTGTGGTCTGGAAGCTGGACCGTTTTGCCCGCAACCGCTATGACAGTGCCCATTATAAAGCTGCCCTGAAAAAGAACGGTGTACGGGTGGTTTCTGCCACAGAGAATATTGCTGACGGGCCGGAGGGCATCATTCTGGAATCTATGCTGGAAGGTATGGCGGAGTACTATTCCGCAGAACTTTCCGTGAAGGTTATCCGTGGCCACACAGAAAATGCACTCAAATGTAAGTACAACGGCGGCACCCCCACATTCGGCTTTGCCATTGATGCCAACAAGCAATACCAACCAGACCCAGTCAATGCTCCGATTGTCCTAGATATTTTCAAGATGTATGATACCGGCTCCACCATGAAGCAGATTATGGATCACCTAAATGCTCTGGGGGTCACAACTGTCCGAGGCAAACCGGCAGACTTAAACTTCATCTCTGGAATTCTGCATAACCGGAAGTACATTGGCGAATATAAATATCGCGACATCGTGGTACCGGATGGCATTCCAGCTCTTGTACCGACAGATTTATTTGAACGAGTGCAGGAACAGATGAAGAAAAACAAAAAGGCCCCAGCCAGACACAAGGCTGAGGATGACTATCTGCTGACCACAAAATTGTTTTGTGGTTCCTGCAAGGCGATGATGGTGGGCGAATCCGGTACGAGTTCCAGCAAGGGTCAGGTATATCATTATTATCGCTGTGTAAACAGCAAGCGGAAAAAGACCTGTAAAGCCAAACATCGCAGTGTTCGAAAAGACCCTCTGGAGCGTGCTGTTGTTGCATCCGTTATGCGGAACATCATGGACGATGCTTTTGTGGAGTATTTTACCGACCAGGCAATGGCGTTACAGGGGCAGGAAAGCAACGAACTACCCGCCCTGCGGCGGCAACTGGCAGATACCGAGAAGGCTATCGACAATATGCTCAACGCAATCCAGGCAGGTATTTTCAATACCTCTACCAAGCGCCGTTTGGACGAGCTGGAAGCCACCAAAGAAAAGCTGGAGCTGAGCATCATCAAGGAAGAGATGAAAAAGCCTCAGTTCACCAGAGAGCAGATTCAGTTCTATATTCTCCAGTTCCGCAAAGTGGACACCAATACCTTGGAAGGGCGCAGACGGCTGATTGATGGCTTTGTTAATAGTGTGGTCGTATACGATGACTACATCCTCGTGACCTTCAACTACAAGGAAGGTGCGGAACGGATCACCTTTGAGCAGATCGAGAGTTCGGATTTATCATCCCTCGGGGGACCATGCGGAGTATCATGA
- a CDS encoding 4Fe-4S binding protein, translated as MKLYDIVFSPTGGTKKVADDLTGALEGDVTTIDLTDSKQDFHAVSLTKEDVAVISVPSYGGRVPAVAAERLRMVHGNGARAILVCVYGNRAYEDTLVELEDAAKQAGFQVIAAVAAIAEHSIARQFATGRPDAQDEAQLSDFAKQIQHKLSAADISEPTIPGNRPYKKAGGAGMVPKATKECTNCGVCAAECPVQAIDKGNPKKVDEKTCISCMRCIAVCPQGARKLNPVMLSAASLMLKKVCSERKECELFL; from the coding sequence ATGAAACTTTATGACATCGTGTTCAGCCCCACAGGCGGAACAAAAAAGGTGGCCGACGATTTAACCGGTGCACTGGAGGGGGATGTAACTACCATTGATCTGACCGACAGCAAGCAGGATTTTCATGCCGTTTCACTGACAAAAGAGGATGTAGCAGTCATTTCTGTGCCGTCCTATGGTGGTCGTGTTCCTGCTGTGGCGGCAGAGCGGCTGCGCATGGTACATGGCAACGGTGCCCGAGCCATTCTGGTTTGTGTCTATGGCAACCGAGCCTATGAGGACACGCTGGTAGAACTGGAGGATGCCGCAAAGCAGGCTGGTTTTCAGGTGATTGCGGCAGTGGCTGCCATTGCGGAACATTCCATCGCTCGTCAGTTTGCCACCGGGCGGCCTGATGCACAGGATGAAGCACAGCTTTCCGATTTTGCCAAACAGATTCAGCATAAGCTTTCTGCGGCAGATATTTCAGAACCTACGATTCCTGGTAATCGTCCTTACAAGAAAGCTGGAGGAGCCGGTATGGTGCCCAAAGCAACAAAAGAGTGTACCAACTGTGGCGTCTGTGCAGCAGAGTGTCCTGTACAGGCCATCGACAAAGGAAATCCCAAAAAAGTGGATGAAAAGACGTGTATCTCTTGTATGCGTTGTATCGCCGTATGTCCGCAGGGTGCTCGCAAGCTCAATCCTGTCATGCTCTCTGCAGCCAGCCTGATGCTGAAGAAGGTTTGCTCTGAGCGTAAGGAATGTGAGCTGTTTCTTTGA